A stretch of Candidatus Vicinibacter affinis DNA encodes these proteins:
- a CDS encoding UbiA family prenyltransferase codes for MDTWLNLCRWKNLSIITITQILVFLYLSRGNSGIEFNLNTYINVALLIFCTVLLAAGGFIVNDLFDEISDDHNKAGKKIIGNKISFRDGQIAYVVLVLSGNLIALLLSVRLNSFTEYLIYPLIVFLLWLYSYKLKCTPLAGNVFVSIFTSGVILIIPFAFRNELSLKSDQTFLSFLIDYKNILLMGLFSFGINLYREVVKDLEDLSGDHLQGCQTTAIHFGETKTRIISTVLITSQLAITFILIEVNLLSTILTSIPAVILITLPYTKIGWNYKILSGLSKLYMIIGLLYFLTLYHG; via the coding sequence ATGGACACCTGGCTAAACCTATGTCGTTGGAAAAACCTGTCCATCATTACGATCACTCAGATTCTTGTATTTTTATACTTAAGCAGAGGAAATTCCGGCATTGAATTCAACCTCAATACCTATATCAATGTAGCCTTACTTATTTTTTGTACTGTGCTTCTTGCTGCCGGAGGATTTATTGTAAATGATCTATTTGATGAAATATCTGATGATCACAACAAGGCTGGTAAAAAGATAATTGGGAATAAAATATCTTTCAGAGATGGACAAATAGCTTATGTAGTTCTGGTGCTGTCCGGAAATTTAATTGCACTACTTTTGTCTGTACGTTTAAATTCATTTACAGAATATTTAATTTATCCATTAATCGTTTTTTTACTTTGGCTATATTCTTATAAGCTTAAATGTACGCCCTTGGCAGGAAATGTTTTTGTTTCCATTTTTACCTCAGGGGTGATCCTAATTATTCCATTTGCTTTCAGGAATGAATTGTCTTTAAAATCAGATCAAACATTTTTAAGCTTTCTGATAGACTATAAAAATATACTTCTCATGGGTTTATTTTCATTTGGAATAAATTTATATCGTGAAGTAGTAAAAGATTTAGAAGACCTATCAGGCGATCACTTACAAGGTTGTCAAACTACTGCAATTCATTTTGGGGAGACTAAAACCCGCATAATATCTACCGTTTTAATTACATCACAATTGGCTATAACATTTATTTTAATAGAAGTAAATTTACTTAGTACTATATTAACTTCAATTCCAGCAGTTATTTTAATCACTTTACCATACACTAAAATTGGTTGGAATTATAAAATACTAAGTGGGCTGTCAAAACTATATATGATCATTGGTTTGTTGTATTTTTTAACCCTTTACCATGGATAA